A genome region from Macrotis lagotis isolate mMagLag1 chromosome 4, bilby.v1.9.chrom.fasta, whole genome shotgun sequence includes the following:
- the LOC141522921 gene encoding transmembrane protein 213-like, producing MKQLPSAIYGPIGLILLSASFLTTCLAETYNSSSITSSLSDSTFIAQCSNLDFCSKAAQCCKHGMDEDGWIAAAIGWSLWFLTLILLCVDKLRKITPEESKYPQA from the coding sequence ATGAAGCAGCTGCCCTCTGCAATCTACGGTCCCATCGGCCTCATCCTCCTGTCTGCCTCCTTCCTCACAACTTGCTTAGCAGAGACGTACAACTCCTCATCCATTACTTCTTCTCTGTCAGACTCGACATTCATAGCACAGTGCTCCAATTTGGATTTCTGTTCTAAGGCTGCCCAGTGCTGTAAGCATGGAATGGATGAAGATGGTTGGATTGCAGCAGCTATTGGTTGGAGTCTCTGGTTTCTCACACTCATTTTGCTCTGTGTGgataaactcagaaagataacaCCTGAAGAATCCAAGTACCCACAGGCATGA